In Fusarium oxysporum Fo47 chromosome XII, complete sequence, one DNA window encodes the following:
- a CDS encoding major facilitator superfamily domain-containing protein → MVTESEKEQGFMPDPERDAPSDNNTLTGPDEEAISRTKSNVSIAETFSLPREILFVAIICMAQFMTQAALGNCLNIIHIIGDSFNLTNPAELSWLIAGFSLTVGTFILFSGRLGDIFGYKRLFLIGFVWFAVWSMICGLANYSNHVLFIFARVFQGIGPALVMPNGLAILGASYKPGGRKAVAFALFGACAPGGCVFGALFAGLFVHGDPSWWPWTYYSFALGLAFIALMAYFIIPDPPHKLSSADMSWGDILGQLDLLGATTGITALVLFNFAWNQAPIDGWDKPWVFVLLIVGVLLVPVFFYVELRVASHPLIPFDALTSDVAYILGCIVCGWATFGIWVYYTWQFFQMLRGASPLLTSAWMSPVAISGACASLITAWLLHVSHPALVMLLALTAFTTGTILMMTAPVEQSYWYQSFFGLIIMTFGMDMSFPAATLILSNSVKREHQGIAASLVSTIVNYSISLGLGFAATVEVNVTNGGESKHELLIGYRSAFYMAVGFAGLGLGISIIYFLKTKWYQRKGKQ, encoded by the exons ATGGTGACCGAAAGCGAAAAAG AGCAAGGCTTTATGCCTGATCCTGAGAGGGACGCGCCGTCGGATAACAACACGCTCACGGGTCCAGACGAGGAAGCCATCTCAAGAACAAAGTCCAACGTCTCAATAGCTGAAACTTTTTCTCTCCCGCGTGAGATCCTCTTTGTGGCGATTATCTGCATGGCGCAGTTCATGACACAAGCCGCGCTCGGAAACTGCCTCAACATCATACATATCATCGGCGACTCATTCAACCTCACTAATCCCGCGGAGCTTAGCTGGCTCATCGCCGGGTTCAGTCTCACAGTCGGAACgttcatcctcttctctggtCGTCTTGGCGATATTTTCGGATACAAgcgcctcttcctcatcggtTTTGTCTGGTTCGCTGTTTGGTCTATGATTTGCGGACTGGCAAACTACTCCAACCAtgttcttttcatcttcGCGCGGGTGTTTCAGGGCATTGGACCTGCGCTCGTGATGCCGAACGGGCTGGCTATTTTGGGTGCTTCGTACAAGCCCGGTGGTCGAAAGGCTGTTGCGTTTGCGCTCTTTGGAGCTTGCGCACCTGGTGGTTGTGTTTTTGGAGCTTTGTTCGCTGGACTCTTTGTTCATGGGGATCCTTCTTGGTGGCCTTGGACTTACTACTCTTTCGCCCTTGGACTGGCCTTCATTGCGCTGATGGCATACTTCATCATTCCCGATCCTCCTCACAAGCTCTCCTCCGCCGATATGAGCTGGGGAGACATCCTTGGTCAGCTCGATCTTCTCGGCGCAACTACCGGTATCACTGCTCTTGTGCTCTTCAACTTTGCCTGGAACCAAGCCCCCATCGACGGCTGGGATAAACCTTGGGTATTCGTCCTTCTCATCGTTGGAGTGCTCCTTGTTCCCGTCTTCTTCTACGTCGAATTGCGCGTCGCATCGCATCCTCTCATCCCCTTCGATGCTCTGACGAGCGACGTTGCCTACATCCTGGGCTGCATTGTCTGCGGCTGGGCAACCTTCGGTATCTGGGTGTACTACACTTGGCAATTCTTCCAAATGCTGCGCGGAGCCTCACCTCTTCTTACGAGCGCTTGGATGAGCCCCGTTGCTATCTCCGGAGCTTGCGCTTCACTGATTACTGCATGGCTTCTTCATGTGTCGCATCCTGCTTTGGTGATGCTCCTCGCCCTCACAGCATTCACGACTGGTACAATTCTGATGATGACAGCTCCCGTCGAGCAGTCTTACTGGTATCAATCTTTCTTTggcctcatcatcatgaccTTTGGTATGGACATGTCGTTCCCCGCTGCGACGCTGATCCTCTCCAACTCTGTGAAGCGAGAGCACCAAGGTATCGCAGCAAGTTTGGTCAGCACGATCGTGAACTACAGCATCAGTCTGGGTCTCGGATTCGCTGCTACAGTGGAGGTCAATGTAACAAATGGTGGAGAGTCAAAGCATGAGTTGTTGATTGGTTATCGATCGGCGTTCTACATGGCTGTTGGCTTCGCCGGCCTGGGACTCGGTATCAGCATCATCTACTTCCTCAAGACGAAGTGGTATCAGAGGAAGGGGAAGCAATGA